The nucleotide sequence CCAAAACAGCGCACCAAACCGCCAAAACCGGAAGAACAGATTAAGTTGATGGGAGCTGCCGGGCACAACCTGAAAAATGTCGACTTAACTATTCCGTTAGGTGTGATGACCTGTATCACCGGGGTGTCTGGTTCTGGTAAATCGACATTGATTAACCGTACCCTGTTGCCACTGGCAGCAACCCAGTTAAATGGCGCGACCACGCTGACCGCCGAAAAATTTGATTCCATCGATGGTCTGCAGTACCTGGATAAAGTGGTGGATATTGACCAAAGCCCGATTGGACGTACCCCACGTTCGAATCCGGCAACCTATACTGGTCTATTTACCCCAATTCGTGAACTGTTTTCGCAGACTCAGGAAGCCAAAGCCCGTGGTTATACCGCTGGCCGTTTCTCCTTTAACGTGAAAGGCGGTCGCTGTGAAGCCTGTGAAGGTGACGGCATGATTAAGGTGGCAATGCACTTCCTGCCCGACATGTATGTGCCTTGTGATGCTTGTCATGGCAAGCGTTATAACCGTGAAACGCTGGAAGTGAATTACAAGGGCAAAAATATTTCTGACGTCCTGGAAATGACCGTTGAAGATGCGATGCATTTCTTTGATGCGATTCCAGTGATTCACCGCCGTCTAGAAACTCTACATCAGGTGGGTCTGGGTTATATCCGTCTGGGACAATCTGCGACTACCCTTTCTGGTGGTGAAGCCCAACGTGTGAAACTGGCCCGTGAACTGGCAAAACGCGATACCGGCAAAACCTTATATGTGCTGGATGAACCAACAACTGGTCTGCATTTCCATGACATTGCCAAATTATTAGACATCCTGCATGAGCTACGCAACAAGGGAAATACCATTGTGGTGATTGAACATAATCTGGATGTAATTAAAACCGCAGACTGGATTGTGGATCTCGGTCCTGAAGGTGGTGCTGGTGGCGGTATGATTATTGCTGAAGGTACGCCTGAAGAAGTGGCGAAGAATAAGGTTTCACATACTGCGAAGTTCTTAAAGCCGTTGTTAAAATAATAACAAATCACTTCCCTAGTCTTTCTTATTTAAGAAAGAAATTCCCTCCTTTTATAAAGGAGGGCGAGGGAAGATTTTAAATATGATAAGACTCTATCTTTTCTTTTACGTATCCAGTAGAAGAAGCTTCTTTTCCTAAAGGATAAATAAAGTAGGTAGCTTAAAAAAATCTAAGCCTCCGCCACTGCATTTCGCCCTTTCGCTTTTGCCCCAAACAATGCCTTATCCGCTTGAGTAAATAGATTGACCCAAGATGATGCCCCCACTGCTACACCAATACTGACTGAAACTTGAATCCGCTCGCCTGCTTTATTCTGGATGCTGGCAGCCTCAATCTCACGACAAATTTTTTCAGCAATTTGCAAAGCATTTTCCAGTTCAATATTTTCAATCAGAACCAGAAACTCATCTCCACCATAACGCACCAACAAATCCGAAGTCCGGACATTCGATTTTAAACACTGTGCAACTAGCTGAATAATCTCATCCCCAACAATATGTCCATACTGATCATTTACCTGCTTAAAGTGGTCAATATCAATAATCATCAAACAAGTCTGGCTAAACTGAGATGGGCTTTGTTCTAGAAAACGAATGTATTCATCCAGTGCAAAACGGTTAGATAAGCCTGTTAAAGGATCTGAATGAGCAATATTTTTTAATCTAAACTCCAGTGCATCACGTTGTTGCAACATCTGCTGCAGCTTTTTAATTCCGGCAAATAAACTGTCCGAATTATCTTTAGAAAGAGACTGAAGTGCAGAACTATCTGTTTTCGCTGAACTAGACAAATCAAACAAAATTTTACGTGCATGAATTAATGGCAAAAAGATATGTCGGCGTGCAAACACCATACTGGAAATAGCAGTCATTAAAGAAATCAGTGAAATTACGATGGTTCCAATCAAATATTTTAAATTCGACCGCATTTCTTTTTGCGCGACATCATGGCTATATTGCAACAGATAGCTTTGCATATCTACGACTTTGGCAAAATGATCCCCTATCATTTCACTAATTTGCATCGCCGTTAAATGATAAGGACGATGCTGCAAACTATCCTCAATCAGACTTGCTGCTAAAGGAATCCCCTGATCAATAAAATATTTTTTAATATCCTGATGCAACTTGATAAATTCTGGGGTTTTGTCTTCTTTGGGTTGTACCGTGTCAATTAAATCCCACAAGTAACGTACCCGATATTGGGTTTGCAGACTACGATTGCGGTTTTGTTCTGGAATCGTCTCTCCAAAGGTAACAGGGGCTGTAATATTGGAAACCACCCGTCCGGCCTGATCGCGCAGATCCGCTAACAATAAAATCTGGGAAACAAAATGGGCAATTTTACTCGAAGAAACATCCGACTCGATCACCAAACTTTTAAGCAACCGGCGACTATTATCCCAGACCTGAAACATTGCCAGAATACTGGTATCCAGCTGGGCTGCATTGCGCTCATCATAAGGTAGCGCGACATAGGCATCGACTTGCTGACGACCATATTCAAGACTGGGCTTTAATACCGTATAGATCTGTTGACTCAGCTCATTAAAACCACTCTCTTTTAATTGTTGCGCGGTATGTTCCAATTGATCATCTACTTTAGCGCGATATTCCAGCAGCATTTCTTGTTTTTGTTTAAATTCATCAGCCGAACTGATCATCAGCATATTAGCTGGACCACGTTCTCTGGAAATTTTATTGGCGAGGTCTGCCAGATCACGTAAGGCTTCAAGTTGATAATATGTACGATAGGACTGGGTAAATTTTTGGCTACTGTTAACAATGAGCGGAATACAAATCAGGAGTAAACAGAAAATAACGATAGACATCGCCCAATACAGGCGTTTACTGAGTTGCTCAGAGCGCAGGGTATTCATGGCTTTAAGTTACGCCCCTCAGCTCGATAAATAATAGAAAGAGGTATTTGCTTTAGTTGAAATATTATATAAATAAAATACTTAAGTCTAAAAGATTAAACCTTATACATTTCATATTTTTATTGATCTCCTAGGTCATTCTTACAATTATCTTTCTTTATTCATTTATAAATATCTTTTATTTCATAAACCTCAATTTAATTTTCCAAATAGTTCTAAAAAATTTGTAAATCCACGTTGTTTACTGTTTACACATGCAACAAATAAGTGCATAATGCACCGCATTAGGGCGAATTAAATTATTCCTCAGCAGATATTTTAATAAACCCGCAAATTTTGGCTAAAAAATCCCAGTTTTCCATGAAAATTGGGATTTTTTTTGTCTTTAGGATTATTAGCTCATATTTAAATATTAAAATTAAGCATCATTTTGGTGCATATATTTTTAATATTCATCGCTTCATAAAGCCTTCACCCCAATTTTAGACAAAAAAAAGCCCAACCTTGGGGAAAGCTGGGCCGATAAAACAAAAACTTGTGGAGAATCAGGTCAAATAAATACATTTCTGACTCGATAAGCTAATTATGTTAACTTTCATTTAAAATGTAAAGCTGATTATTTCAGTTGGATTTAATATTTGAGTGTTTTTTAATCTTTATGCGTTTAATCTTACATAATTTAAGCAGCAGTAAATTTAATGCATATCGCTTAAAATTGATTTTTTCTATTTCACAAAATATATCAATTAGATTAAACCATAACCAAAATTATAAAAAATTTACTTTTTAGATCCTCTAACCTTCTTATCTGTATCCTTAGTTTATTGTTCTTTCAGTAGTTTTTATAGTTGACATAGCTGATGCCTGATTGTTTGATTTTTAATCAAATTAATAACTTATAATTCTGTCTTCCAATAATTACCTTAGAGTTCATTGACTTAATAAATTGTTACAATACAATTACCAATTGTTTTACTCCCTTTTAAAAATGGTAAATATCATGAAAAAACTCGGTTTAGCCACTGCTTTATTATTAGCCATGACCGGTGCTCAAGCGTATCAATTCGAAGTTCAAGGTCAATCAGAATTCATCGACAATACTGTAAATGACAAAGACTTCTCTGGCGCTGTTCAAGGTACTTACTACTTTAAAGATGTTGACGCTTCTAAAGGTCCTTTAGCTGAAGCAGCATTCCTGAACCAAGCTTCTAACGTTTCTGCATCTTACACTTACGGTGAATATGATGTAGACGCTGACAACATCGATCAAACTTCTCATACTTTCGGTGCGAAAGGTGAAGCATATATCCCAACTAAAGTTGTTCCGGCTTACGCTAGCGCGTCTTACAGTCACACAATCACTGATAACAAAGGTGGTGTAGCGAACGACAATGGCGACCGTTATGCATTAGAACTGGGTGCTGTAGTTGCGCCTAACTTCTTGGTTGCTGTAGGTTATACAAGCGTTGCAGACCAAACGTCTTATGATGCTTTCAACATGTTTAACAACGGTGTTGCCAAAGCTGCGATCGAAAAAGATACAATCAACGAAGACCAAGACGCAATCACTGCACGTACTAAATACGTAGGTGCGATCGATGGCACTAACATGTCTATCGGTTTTGATGCTGGTTTAGTTTATGGTGAAGAAAACGCTTACAACCTGGGTACTACTCTATATGTAACTCCTAAACTAAGCGTTGGTGTTTCTTACCTTGAATCTGATCTTGCTGACCTGAACAAAGCAATCGGTGCTAACGTAAACTACTTCATCACTCCAGCGGTTGCTGTTGGTGCATCTTTTGTTGATGTAAATGCTGAAAATGAAAGCCGCGACACTCAAACTGTTGGCTTGAACGCTAAATTCCGCTTCTAATCTCTAATTAGATTCTGAATTGAGAAAGGACGCTTTATGCGTCCTTTTTTATTGGTCTGATTTTTTATGGGGTAAATGGGAAATATATTGCAACCCTACTAGTCGAGACGTAAGCGTCCGCTGAACCCCATGCCTATTTTTTAATTTGAGTTGGATTTCCAGCGATGTGGTAGTAATTCTTCTATTTGGGTCGCTTTATGCGTCGGCAGCCTTTTCAGCACATCACTTAAATAGGCATACGGATCCAAGCCATTCAGCTTTGCTGACTGGATTAAAGTCATGATATTTGCCGCTCGCTGTCCACTGCGCAGCGAGCCAGCAAACAGCCAGTTCTTGCGCCCTAAGGCCCAAGGTCGCATTTGATTCTCTACCCAATTATTGCAAATCGGTAGATTGCCATCATCCAAATAGCGGCTTAAGGCTGGCCAACGCTTCAGAGTGTAATTGATCGCCTTGGCGGTGGGAGAACTCGATGGCACCGTCAGATGATGTTGGTTGAGCCATTCATATAGTTGTTGCATCACTGGTTGACTATGCTGTTGTCGGTATTCGCGGCGGTCTTCCGCTGTACCATCGGTCTTTTTCCTGAGCTCTGCTTCTATCGCATACAGTTTCTGAATCAGCACTAATGCCTGTTCAGCGACCTGACTTTTCCCGGTCACATGCAGTTCAT is from Acinetobacter sp. ANC 7912 and encodes:
- a CDS encoding GGDEF domain-containing protein, producing MNTLRSEQLSKRLYWAMSIVIFCLLLICIPLIVNSSQKFTQSYRTYYQLEALRDLADLANKISRERGPANMLMISSADEFKQKQEMLLEYRAKVDDQLEHTAQQLKESGFNELSQQIYTVLKPSLEYGRQQVDAYVALPYDERNAAQLDTSILAMFQVWDNSRRLLKSLVIESDVSSSKIAHFVSQILLLADLRDQAGRVVSNITAPVTFGETIPEQNRNRSLQTQYRVRYLWDLIDTVQPKEDKTPEFIKLHQDIKKYFIDQGIPLAASLIEDSLQHRPYHLTAMQISEMIGDHFAKVVDMQSYLLQYSHDVAQKEMRSNLKYLIGTIVISLISLMTAISSMVFARRHIFLPLIHARKILFDLSSSAKTDSSALQSLSKDNSDSLFAGIKKLQQMLQQRDALEFRLKNIAHSDPLTGLSNRFALDEYIRFLEQSPSQFSQTCLMIIDIDHFKQVNDQYGHIVGDEIIQLVAQCLKSNVRTSDLLVRYGGDEFLVLIENIELENALQIAEKICREIEAASIQNKAGERIQVSVSIGVAVGASSWVNLFTQADKALFGAKAKGRNAVAEA
- the omp33-36 gene encoding porin Omp33-36, which translates into the protein MKKLGLATALLLAMTGAQAYQFEVQGQSEFIDNTVNDKDFSGAVQGTYYFKDVDASKGPLAEAAFLNQASNVSASYTYGEYDVDADNIDQTSHTFGAKGEAYIPTKVVPAYASASYSHTITDNKGGVANDNGDRYALELGAVVAPNFLVAVGYTSVADQTSYDAFNMFNNGVAKAAIEKDTINEDQDAITARTKYVGAIDGTNMSIGFDAGLVYGEENAYNLGTTLYVTPKLSVGVSYLESDLADLNKAIGANVNYFITPAVAVGASFVDVNAENESRDTQTVGLNAKFRF